AAATACAGAGCGTCGTAAACAAGTTGGCTGCCTATAAATATGTAATCCTAACGGAACACATCCCCGAAGGAGATTTTATTCCCAACAAAGACATCATTTCTGGCCAAGGGAATAGACTAAAAGTGCAAAGTGGTGTAAACTTGTTGGCACCGCCTTTCAATTTAAAGGTTCAGGAAGAGAAGCAATTATCGAAAGTCGTTTTGAATGATGGGAAAGGGATTATTGTAACTTGGCTTTTTAAACTGTAGACTGTAAGTTGTGGACAAAAATAAACTTTTCGCGCTTCGCCAATTTCTAAAAATATCAAACCCGCAAAGCTCCCCGAAATCCCCTACCCGCATAATATGATTGTGCGCCGTTGTGGTACACAAACACATGTCCGAATCGGTAATCGCCAAAAATGGCGCCACCCAATTTCCGAATGCTCTGTGGAGTTTTTAGCCAGCTTGAGGTTTTGGTGTCAAAATTTCCAAGTTTTTGCAAGTTGCGGTACTCTGCTTCGGTTAAAACTTCGATGCCCATTTCTTCCGCCATATCAATCGCAGTATTGTCGGGGCGGTGTTCCTTTCTAGATTCCCAACCTGCTCGGTCGTAGCAAATGCTTCTTCTACCCTTTGGACTTTCGTCGCTGCAATCGCAAAAAAGGTATTCACCAGTTGTTTTATCCTGCCCTACTACATCTGGCTCACCGCCGGTTTCTTCCATGGCGTCCAAAGACCAGAGTTTTCTTGGATTGGCTTTTAGTTTTCTTTCCACATCTTCCCATTTAACGCCCTTGTGACGGGAAGTGTTTTTTTCGAAACGTGTTTTTAGCACTTGCAACAAAGAATCTCGTTGCTCTGCGGATAAATTCTTATCGGATTTTTTAGGCATTATTTCTTACTTTCTAAATTCAATTCCCCCAAAATTAGAGCATTATGTGGAAAAAATCAAATGGCTATTTACGAACAATTAAAACATAAGATTAAAAACCACCAAATGAGAGAACCAATACCATAATAGGATTTGTCTTTAAGCCTTTCCCCCTCAAATTGAAGGTACCGTAGGCAAGCTGTCGAATTACCATTTCTATTCCAATATTAAAAACCTTACCATTATACGGTTCCCGTGCCATCAAGGATATATTTAATTTCTACAATATCGTTTGCTTAAAGCAATACCGGGAAATTTCCGCTGTTCCATTCCAATCGCTTACACTGAGATTCACATTCCCGCTGCTATCAAATAGAGTCCATCACGCAAAATCTTAATCGTTCCATTCTGCGCACTTTGGCCATTCTCCACAATTTCATACTAGAGAGGAAAATTATACAATATATGGGCCCTTTTGAGGAGAAAGTGCAACAACTCATAAGTCTATTTTCTTTGTTTGAGATGATAAATCGAAACGGCAAACCATTCAAAAAAACAAAACATCTATCTTTATACTTCAATTACCTAAAACAACCGCCATGTTTTTAAAATCCAAGTTTATACTTTTGCTTGCCACCCTTGCCCTCTTTTATTCCTGCAACGAAAACGAGCCACACAATGACCCGTACGATTTACTCGTAGCCTTACCCACCGCCCCAGTGAAAGTAGCAAACACCAGCGGCACTTGGTTGGTGTATGAAATGCATATAAAAGTTTCCAGCCTACAAAAAGTGGAAATTTTCAACAATAACAACCTACAATTATCCTATACCGATTTTATCACCCGGGACGATTTTCATCTTGCGAGTATATGGCTTCAATTTCCACCGCAAGGTTGGACCGATGATGTGTTGGCACATCAATTTTACTATAAAGATTCCACCGGTACCGCCAAACAACACACCTTCAATTTAAAATTAGCCGAACAATTTCCAGATCCCATAACCATTGCTTTCCCCGTGCCCGAAGGCATTTGGTTGGCGGAAGCAGCGGCCAGCCCCACTTCCTATCACACCCGCGCTATTTTCCCCTATCCAGAACCTGTTTTTGATCCCACCCAACAAGGCTATTTAATAGGAAACAATCCGCAGCGATACGCTATAGATTACGCAAAACTGGTAGATGGCCTCCCGTACCAAAATGATGGCAGCCAACTGGAAGATTGGTACTGCTATAACCTTCCCATCCTCGCTTCACAGGGTGGAAAAGTGATTTTTACCGAAAATAGTATTCCAGATAATTTAACGCCAGGCGAATTGGATTACACAATAAACGCTTCAAATATCACCGGAAATGTAGTGTATATTGAACACGATGACGGCAGCATTGGCACATATTGCCATCTTATTCCGAATACAATTTTAGTTGAAGTGGGCGATCTTGTTACCACGGGCCAAGAACTCGGGCGGTTGGGAAATTCAGGAAATTCCTTCGCCCCGCATTTGCATATGCACTTGCTAACAAACCCCGAAGGGAAGCAAATTCTTGAATATGTTGACGGCCTTTTCTTTGAAAGTCTGCCTTATAAATTTGCGCAATTTATAAAGCTGGGCCACCTTCCTCCCGGCTATCTCGACCAACCGCCTTTAACACCTTTTACTCCAACAACCAATCAGGTTTATACAGATGTGCTCCCTTCAGAAAGCGATGTTATAGAATTTTGAAAATACTGAAATTTTAAAAACCAAGCAGAAATTCTATGGAATTATAAAGTGTCTTGCAGAAGATTATTTCAGAAACAGTAAATCATTCCCCGCGTCTAAATCGAAGTTGTTTAAAGCTAATTTTATCGAACGTTAAACCGCCCACAATAAGGAATAATCCGATAATAGTTGGAAGGCGAATTGGTTCTTCCAAAATAAAATAAATTACTACTAGCGAGAGAAAAGGCACTAAATAAACAAGGTTACTCACTTTAGCAGCGGTAATTGATTTTCGCAACGCAATAGACCAAATAACGAAGGTAATCCCCATTTCAAAAAACCCAACATAGACTGCCCCCAACCACGATTTTAAATTAACGAACACAATTTCCGAAGTAAACAGTAAAACGATAAGGATATAAATAAAACCAAAGAAAAAATTAAGAAACAGTTTACTCAGTTCGTCGCGCTCGTCCTTAATGTTAAAAATCCAAAATAACGCCCAAACCACTGCCGAAGCTAACCCGAAAATCACACCCGCGCCATTGGTAAACGACAGATTAATCAAGTTTCCTCCAGTGGCAATAATTAGCACCCCTATAAAACTAATACCTATTGCAACCACATTTTTAAAACCTATTTTCTGTTTTAGCAAAGGCACAGCCAATAAACTCAGCATAATAGGCCAAGTATAATTGAGTGCTTGTGCTTCTTGGGCAGGTAAAAGCTCGTAGGCCTTAAATAAAATAATGTAATACAGAAACGGATTAACGGCCCCATAAAAAGCCGATCTTAAAATAGCTTTTGCCGGAAGTTTCATTAAATTACCGAACCGCTTTCGCACAGCCATTAATACAGTCAAGGTGAGCAAAGCAGTTGCCGAAGACCAAAACAACAACTGTAAAAAGCTATAACTTTGCAGGGCAATTTTCATACTTGTAGCCACCGTGCTCCACAACAGTACAGCGATACCCGCGTAAATATATGCCTGTTTTTGATTTTTCATTTTAGGCTTTTTTTAAATTAATAGTGAACTACTGGATTGCTAAAATAGGTTTTCGGCTTACTCAATGGTAGGTTTTCGGCTGCGCTCAACCTGATATGGGTTTAAATTTAAATATTAAAAACCATTTTATACGGCCGTTCAATTTTATCTCGAAGCTCTTGAATTCCCATCAATCTAACTTTTCTTAAAAACTCCTTTCCTTCAAAAAACACCAATAATGTGGGCGCAGAAAATACGCTAAATTTGGCTGCGATTTCTGGCGATTCCTCTATTTTAATATAAAGAAATTTTACAGCAGGAAATTCTTCTGAAAACAGCGCTTCCACCTTGGGCCGTAATGCTTCACAAACGCCGCAATTTGGGGCAGCAAAGTAAACCGCCACGGCAATTTCAGTTGCAATTGTTTCTTCTAAAGCAGTGGTAGTCATTAATTGTTTCACCTTAATTATTGTTGTCCGCCTCTTCCTCGGAATGGGTATTCATTCTTATAAAATTATAAACCCCTTTTCCTTCGGCTATTAATTTGTCATTTTGAAATGCTTTCATCCGCGCCACGAGTATTCGGTTGCCAAAGCGAATAATTTTTCCTTCCACCATAATGGCTTCCGGTTCGGCGCCACGCAGGTAATCTACCCGCAAATCTATAGTGGCAATTTTGTCGTTCAGCGAGGTAAAATGTGTCGCGCCAATTACACCGCCCACAGAATCCATAACCGTTGCAATTACGCCCCCGTGCCAACGGTTATTTCTAAAGTCGCCCACCAATTCCTTTCTAAACGGCACGCTAATACGCACGAAATTCTTTTCGAGCAGTTCAATTTTTAACCCCAAAAACTTGTGCATCGGGATGGTTTCTTCAAAAGTGGTTTTTATAAGTTGTAAATTGTTTTGGAGCATTTTTTAGTCGATTTCTTATTTTAAAATTCGCTTTTCAAAATTAGGTATAATCGTCCACATTACTATCCTAAAATTACAACACCACATCATTTTAAATGGTTGGAGTGAAACTTTAAGTTGAAAAAAATAGTGGTTTCACGAAAAACGAAATAACTATCTTTGCAAACCGACAACCGACAACCGACAACCGACAACAGACAACCCACAACAGACAACAGACAACAGACAACCGATATGAACTACTTTTCCACTAATTTCACCCTTGGCATCCTCGGCGGCGGACAATTGGGTAAAATGATGCTCTACGAAACCCGTAAATGGGACATCCGCACCAGCGTCCTCGATCCCAGTGCAGAAGCTCCCTGCCGCATTGCAGCAGACAATTTTGAACAAGGCGATTTAATGGATTTTGAAACCGTTTATAATTTCGGAAAAAAAGTAGATGTACTAACTTTTGAAATTGAAGGCGTAAATGTGGAAGCCTTGGAAAAACTGGAAAGCGAAGGCGTAAAGGTATATCCAAGCGCCGCAACGCTCCGAAATATTCAGGATAAGGGGGTTCAAAAACAATTTTATAAGGAGCACCAAATTCCTACTTCGCCGTTTAAGGTTTATAAAGATAAATACGAACTCAACGAAGCCATTGTTCGCAAAGAGCTGCATTTTCCATTTGTGTGGAAGAGCTGCACCGGCGGTTATGACGGCAAGGGAGTGAGTATTGTTCGTAGTGCGGAGGATGTAATTCCGCTTTCCGAAGACGCTTGTATTGCTGAAAAATTGATCCCTTTTAAAAATGAATTGGCAGTAATTGTGGCTCGTAATCCTTCAGGGGAAGTAAAAACGTATCCCGTGGTAGAAATGGAATTTCACCCCGAGGCAAATCAAGTGGAATACGTTATCTGCCCGGCACGAATAGATGATGCGGCAGCAAACAAAGCGAGAGCCGTAGCATCTAAGGTTTCCGAAGCCTTTAAACACGTTGGCCTTTTAGCTGTAGAATTGTTCCAGACCGAAGATGACGAAATACTCGTTAACGAAGTAGCGCCCAGACCCCACAACAGTGGGCATTACAGTATTGAAGCCAGCTACACCAACCAGTTTGAGCAACAAATAAGAGCTATTTTAGATTTACCTCTCGGCAATACAGAAAGCAAAGTAGGCGGAATAATGGTAAATTTAGTAGGTGCCGAAAGCCACACAGGCCCAGTAATGTATAAAAACATTGAAAAAATATTGGCGATGGAAGGCGTTACACCTCACATTTATGGGAAAAGAGAAACGCGTCCCTTTAGAAAAATGGGCCACGTAACCATAGTAAACAAAGATCTCAACAAAGCGCGAATTATTGCGGAAGAGGTTAAAAAAACGATTGAGGTAATTAGTGAATAAATGTTCCCTCGAGCGCAGTGGAGAGGTCCCTGTTAAGCAGAATAACAATAAACTAACAGGTCTCAACTGCGCTCGACCCGACACACAAAAGTTAACTATCTTTGAAGCCTAAAATGTCCCCTCGAGCGCAGTCGAGAGGTTCTTATTAAGCAGGATTACTATATAGAAGTAGGTCTCGACTGCGCTCGACCAGACATTGAACAAAAAAGTATGAAAAAAATAGCAATAATAATGGGAAGCATCAGCGATCTGCCAGTAATGCAGGACGCTATAGACGTTTTAAAAGAATTTAACATTGAAGTGGAAGTAGATATTGTTTCTGCCCACCGAACCCCCGATAAACTATTTGATTACGGTAAAAATGCCCACAACCGTGGCATTTCAGTAATTATAGCGGGAGCCGGCGGCGCGGCACACCTACCCGGGATGATTGCTTCCCTTTCGCCTTTGCCGGTAATTGGCGTTCCCGTTAAATCCAGCAACTCCATTGATGGCTGGGATAGCGTTCTTTCAATTTTACAAATGCCCGGTGGCGTTCCTGTCGCTACGGTAGCACTCAACGGCGCAAAAAACGCAGGTATTCTTGCCGCTCAGATTATGGGCGCTTCAGATAAAGCGATGTTGGATAAGATTGTTGCTTACAAAGAAAGCTTGAAAACAAAGGTTGAGGAAGGTGCTAAACAGATTATGAAGAAAAAGTAGTCACGATGTCCGGTCGAGCGCAGTCGAGACCTTATTATTAAGACGTAAATTAAAATGAAATCGTACTACATTTACATACTTGAATGTTCAGATGGTTTACTTTATACAGGTTTCACTAATAATATTTCACGGCGGTTCGATGAACATCAAAACGGATTAAATAAATCTTGTTTCACATACAAACGAAGACCATTAGAATTAATATTCTATCAAGAATTCAATGATGTAGAACAAGCAATATATTTTGAAAAGAAAATAAAAAATTGGAGTGCACAGAAAAAACGAGCCTTAGCGAATAAAGATTTTGAGATGCTTCAAATATTGGCAGAATGTAGAAATATGACACATTCAAAATATAAGCCAACTGCCGATGAGGTCTCGACTGCGCTCGACCAGACACAGAACCATTAATACACTATGAAGAATAATCCCCTATTACAACCCTACAACACCGCCCCCTTTTCCAAAATAGAAAACGCACACTTTCTGCCTGCCATCAGCAAATTAATTGCCGAAACTAAAGCGGAAATTGATGCAATCACTTCCAATACGGAAACCCCTACTTTTAAAAATACAGTGGAAGCTTTGGAAAATACCGGTGAACAATTAGATCGAGCTACAAGTATTTTCTTCAACTTAAACAGCGCCGAAACCAATGACGAGATCCAAAAAATAGCGCAGGAAGTTTCGCCTATGTTAACCGAATTCAGCAATGATATGCTGTTAAATGAAACGTTGTTCGAAAGAATTAAAACGGTTTACAAACAAAAGGATTCCTTAAACCTTTCCGAAGAACAGCACATGTTGCTGGACAAAAAATACAAAGCGTTTTCACGAAACGGTGCTAATCTTTCGGATGAAAAGAAAACCGAACTGCGCAAAATTGACGCTGAACTTTCAAAGTTGAAATTGACTTTTGGCGAAAATATTTTGGCGGAAACAAACAAGTTTGAACTTCATCTTACAACTAAAAGCGATCTATCCGGACTGCCCGAAGGCGTAATTGAAGCCGCCGCTCAAACGGCCCAAGAAAAAGGAAAAGATGGCTGGGTTTTTACTTTAGATTACCCAAGTTATGTGCCCTTTATGACTTATGCCGACAACCGCGAACTTCGCAAAAAAATGGCGATTGCCTTTGGCGCAAAAGGATTCCATAATGACGAATTGGACAACCAGCAAAACGTTTTGCAAATTGCAAACCTTCGGCATAAAAGAGCAAACTTGTTGGGTTATAAAAGCCACGCACATTTTGTTCTGGAAGAACGCATGGCCGAAACCCCCGAAAAGGTAAAGTCATTTTTAAATGAATTGCTTGAAAAAGCGAAACCTGCAGCCCAAAAGGAATTTGATGAATTAACCGCTTTCGCAAAAGAACTTGACGGCATCGATCATTTAGAAAAATGGGATGGCGCCTATTATTCCGAAAAACTGAAGCAGAAACTCTTCAATTTGGACGATGAAAAGTTAAAGCCTTATTTTGAATTAAAGAACGTTATCAATGGGGTTTTTACAGTTGCCGAAAAACTCTACGGCCTTCATTTTGAAGAAGTACACAACATTGATAAATACCACACCGACGTAAAAACATATGAGGTAAAAGACGATGAAAACGAATTGGTTGCCATATTTTACGCAGACTTCCACCCGCGGGCTGGAAAGCGAAATGGCGCTTGGATGACTTCCTATAAACCCCAGCAAATAAAAGACGGTAAAAATGATCGTCCGCATATTTCAATTGTTTGTAATTTTACGAAGCCAACGGCCAGCAAACCTTCGCTGTTAACTTTTAACGAAGTAACAACTTTATTTCACGAATTTGGCCACGCCCTTCACGGCATGTTGGCAAACACCCACTACCCTAGCCTTTCGGGAACGAGCGTATATTGGGACTTCGTGGAATTGCCCAGTCAAATTCTAGAAAACTGGTGCTACGAAAAAGAAACTCTGGAACTGTTCGCAAAACATTACAAATCAGGCGAAGTAATCCCGATGGAATACATTGAGAAAATAAAGGATTCCGCTACTTTTTTAGAAGGCATGGCAACCCTGCGCCAATTGAGTTTTGGAATGCTGGATATGGCTTGGCACGGGAGCGACCCTTCAGGAATCGCGGATGTAAAAGCCTTTGAAGCTGCCGCCTTTAACGATACCCAACTATATCCCGATGTAAAGGAAAATTGCATGAGCACTTCGTTTTCGCATATTTTCCAAGGAGGCTATTCCGCAGGTTATTACAGCTACAAGTGGGCTGAAGTTTTGGATGCCGATGCTTTCGCACTGTTTAAGCAGGAAGGAATTTTCAACAAAAAAGTAGCAGATCGTTTTAAGGGTTTTGTCCTGTCGCAAGGCGGCACGCTGGACCCGATGGAACTTTATATTAAATTCCGCGGCCAGAAACCAGATCCCGAAGCTCTTTTAAAAAGAGCTGGATTAGTATAATGAAAAAAGACCTAACAGGAGATTGCTTCGTTACTCGCAATGGTGCCTATTAGACCTATTCCAAATGTCACCTCGAGCGCAGTCGAGAGGTCATCTTTTCAACATAATTATGATTAAAAAGCAGGTCTGGACTGCGCTCGATCCAACACTAGTTCAATATAAACTTCTTTGAAAACGTATGTCCGTTTTCCAAAGTAAAATGCACGATATAAAAACCGTGTGCAAATTGGCTAAGTTGAAGGCTGCCACCTTCAGAATTTACATTTTCAGAAATTATTCTTTGCCCGGCTACGTTGTAAACAGACACTTCTTTTACGTTAGACACTGTATTGTTTAACTGATAATTCAAAGTTTTGTTTTTTACAAAAACGCGAATGGCATTTTCAGAAAAATCATCTACCGACAATATTTGTGGTTTTGCGGCTTCAATTAAAAACTCCAATCCAAGTTTTGCAAATTTTACACTGTGTTCCGGCGTATTAAAGAACGAATACACGTCGCCCGGACTATGGATATTTGGATTGTCTTCGCCCATTCTTGCTTCAAAAGGAAAAGCGGCGTCATACCCATTATCTGCCCAGCTTGCATGGTCTGAGCAGCCGTAGCCACATTCAGTATAGCCATAGGTAAAATTGTGAAGGTTATTGGGGTTATTGCTGTTGTAATGATCCATCAATTCGGTTAGGTAGGTGTTCAGCTGGTTGCTATTGTACCAATCTGTTGTAATATAAATATCGCTGCTGGAACCATTGTACCCCGTCATATCAAACTGAACATAAGCCGCTACATTTACACCGTTGTTTGCGTATTCTTCTGCAATTTCGGCAGAACCTACCAAACCAATTTCCTCGGCGGCAAAAGCCATAACTTCAATGGTTCTATTTGGCACGAAATTCTTTTCTAAAAGCACGCGAACCATTTCATTTAAAGAGGCAATTCCCGAAGCATTATCATCTGCTCCCGGCGCATTGTTTTTATCGCCAAAGGTGGTAGAATCTATATGGCCGCCAATAATTACAAATTCATCTGGCGTATTAGCCCCGTCAAAAGTTATAATCACAGAAGGCATTGGCGTGTTTACGTGGTTAAAAATACGTGTATGTACATCGGTTCTTCCCGATGCGGCAATCATGGCGTCCCACTTGGCCTGTTGATCGAGAACTGCCAGCTCGGCTTGCGATTTTGTGTGGTAACGCGTTCCGTAATTTTGAAGATTTAAAATATCGTCTTCAATATTTTGCCCGTCAACTAAATCTAAGCACTCGTTTACAAAGGCATCTTCGGTAATGCTAAAATCAATTTGCGGACTTCTGCGTTCAACCGGCTCCAAAGCTTGTAAGGCCTTTTGGGCCGATGCCCTAAAAATATAACCTGGGCCGTGCGTTTTTACATTATCGTGAATACTGTGCGAAACCTCTTCAGAAAGTAGAACCGCAGCTTGCCTGTCATTGCTTGCCAAAATGGTCATTCCATCTGGATAAAGTGCTTTAAATGAAACCGCATCTGCAGCATCCATGGTTGCATAAAAAGTATTGTCGTTTTGTGCAAAACCAACAATTGTAAATAATAGGAACATTAAAATTCCTGAAGTAAATTTTTTCATTGGGAAGTTTTAGGAGTTAATTTTCCGTAAAAATAAAACATCTCAATTAGTTATAAGCGCATTTTGCAAGTTTAACGTATTCGCACCTACCACCTTTGGTGCCATTGCTAAATGTATCTTTTGCTATTTTAAAGAATATATTAACTCAGTTATAAAGCAGATTCAATGCCTTTAGGGCTAATTTCAAACTAAATAATTAGCATTTCCGTATATGTTATAGAACTTCCCTATTTTTGAAATAGGTTTAAAAAATTTGCTGTGGAAATATTAAATCCTGAAATATGGGTAGACAAATATGCCGATTACCTCTACAATTATACTATTGTGCGGGTAAACGACCCTATTGTTGCCCAAGATCTTATTTCTGAAACATTTTTGGCAGGTCTTAAATCGAAAGATAATTTTAAAGGTGAAGCCACAGAGCGCACCTGGCTCATTTCAATTTTAAAGCGAAAAATTATTGATCACTACCGAAAGATAAATTCGAAAAAAGGAAAAGCCGAAGTGCATATTTCGTATAAAAGTGAAGATTCGGATGGAGATTGGTTGGAGGAAAATGCCGCGGATCCTTTTGATAAAACCGCGGAGGACACTATGGAAAATACCGAATTGGGTCTTGCAATTTTAGCATGTTTAGACAAGCTTCCGGAAAAACAAGCAACAATTTTTAAATTGAAAACAATTGCCGAATACGATACAGAGGCCATATGTAAAGAATTTAATATTACACCGTCTAACTTATGGGTGATAATTCACCGTGCACGAAAATCGCTTGCCGAGTGCCTCGAAAAAAATTGGTTTAATTAATGCGAATGAAGTTTTTTTTAAAATGTAACGAAGCCGCACAAGTTTGCGACAAAACCCAATATAAGGAAGCTTCTTTCTTAGATAAGGTCATGCTAAAAGTGCATTTATTAATGTGCAAATTGTGTCGCGATTACACAAAACGAAATGTAGCCCTCACAAAAAAAATTGAGTCTGCAAATATTAAAACCCTTTCGGAATCAGAAAAACAACAAATAAAAAACCGACTTCAACAGTAATACCGCTAATTAAAACAAATTAAAACACTTGAAATAAAAGATAAAGCAGCAACCACAGTATAGGTAGGCCTTCTATCCAAAAAGAAGCAAAATAACGAGTTTGACGTGTTTTTGAAATAACCAACAACCATCCCAATACTACACAA
This region of Aequorivita marisscotiae genomic DNA includes:
- a CDS encoding DUF4256 domain-containing protein, producing the protein MPKKSDKNLSAEQRDSLLQVLKTRFEKNTSRHKGVKWEDVERKLKANPRKLWSLDAMEETGGEPDVVGQDKTTGEYLFCDCSDESPKGRRSICYDRAGWESRKEHRPDNTAIDMAEEMGIEVLTEAEYRNLQKLGNFDTKTSSWLKTPQSIRKLGGAIFGDYRFGHVFVYHNGAQSYYAGRGFRGALRV
- a CDS encoding M23 family metallopeptidase, coding for MFLKSKFILLLATLALFYSCNENEPHNDPYDLLVALPTAPVKVANTSGTWLVYEMHIKVSSLQKVEIFNNNNLQLSYTDFITRDDFHLASIWLQFPPQGWTDDVLAHQFYYKDSTGTAKQHTFNLKLAEQFPDPITIAFPVPEGIWLAEAAASPTSYHTRAIFPYPEPVFDPTQQGYLIGNNPQRYAIDYAKLVDGLPYQNDGSQLEDWYCYNLPILASQGGKVIFTENSIPDNLTPGELDYTINASNITGNVVYIEHDDGSIGTYCHLIPNTILVEVGDLVTTGQELGRLGNSGNSFAPHLHMHLLTNPEGKQILEYVDGLFFESLPYKFAQFIKLGHLPPGYLDQPPLTPFTPTTNQVYTDVLPSESDVIEF
- a CDS encoding DMT family transporter; translated protein: MKNQKQAYIYAGIAVLLWSTVATSMKIALQSYSFLQLLFWSSATALLTLTVLMAVRKRFGNLMKLPAKAILRSAFYGAVNPFLYYIILFKAYELLPAQEAQALNYTWPIMLSLLAVPLLKQKIGFKNVVAIGISFIGVLIIATGGNLINLSFTNGAGVIFGLASAVVWALFWIFNIKDERDELSKLFLNFFFGFIYILIVLLFTSEIVFVNLKSWLGAVYVGFFEMGITFVIWSIALRKSITAAKVSNLVYLVPFLSLVVIYFILEEPIRLPTIIGLFLIVGGLTFDKISFKQLRFRRGE
- a CDS encoding thioredoxin family protein, which translates into the protein MKQLMTTTALEETIATEIAVAVYFAAPNCGVCEALRPKVEALFSEEFPAVKFLYIKIEESPEIAAKFSVFSAPTLLVFFEGKEFLRKVRLMGIQELRDKIERPYKMVFNI
- a CDS encoding hotdog fold thioesterase, with translation MLQNNLQLIKTTFEETIPMHKFLGLKIELLEKNFVRISVPFRKELVGDFRNNRWHGGVIATVMDSVGGVIGATHFTSLNDKIATIDLRVDYLRGAEPEAIMVEGKIIRFGNRILVARMKAFQNDKLIAEGKGVYNFIRMNTHSEEEADNNN
- the purK gene encoding 5-(carboxyamino)imidazole ribonucleotide synthase, with protein sequence MNYFSTNFTLGILGGGQLGKMMLYETRKWDIRTSVLDPSAEAPCRIAADNFEQGDLMDFETVYNFGKKVDVLTFEIEGVNVEALEKLESEGVKVYPSAATLRNIQDKGVQKQFYKEHQIPTSPFKVYKDKYELNEAIVRKELHFPFVWKSCTGGYDGKGVSIVRSAEDVIPLSEDACIAEKLIPFKNELAVIVARNPSGEVKTYPVVEMEFHPEANQVEYVICPARIDDAAANKARAVASKVSEAFKHVGLLAVELFQTEDDEILVNEVAPRPHNSGHYSIEASYTNQFEQQIRAILDLPLGNTESKVGGIMVNLVGAESHTGPVMYKNIEKILAMEGVTPHIYGKRETRPFRKMGHVTIVNKDLNKARIIAEEVKKTIEVISE
- the purE gene encoding 5-(carboxyamino)imidazole ribonucleotide mutase — protein: MKKIAIIMGSISDLPVMQDAIDVLKEFNIEVEVDIVSAHRTPDKLFDYGKNAHNRGISVIIAGAGGAAHLPGMIASLSPLPVIGVPVKSSNSIDGWDSVLSILQMPGGVPVATVALNGAKNAGILAAQIMGASDKAMLDKIVAYKESLKTKVEEGAKQIMKKK
- a CDS encoding GIY-YIG nuclease family protein, translated to MKSYYIYILECSDGLLYTGFTNNISRRFDEHQNGLNKSCFTYKRRPLELIFYQEFNDVEQAIYFEKKIKNWSAQKKRALANKDFEMLQILAECRNMTHSKYKPTADEVSTALDQTQNH
- a CDS encoding M3 family metallopeptidase, whose product is MKNNPLLQPYNTAPFSKIENAHFLPAISKLIAETKAEIDAITSNTETPTFKNTVEALENTGEQLDRATSIFFNLNSAETNDEIQKIAQEVSPMLTEFSNDMLLNETLFERIKTVYKQKDSLNLSEEQHMLLDKKYKAFSRNGANLSDEKKTELRKIDAELSKLKLTFGENILAETNKFELHLTTKSDLSGLPEGVIEAAAQTAQEKGKDGWVFTLDYPSYVPFMTYADNRELRKKMAIAFGAKGFHNDELDNQQNVLQIANLRHKRANLLGYKSHAHFVLEERMAETPEKVKSFLNELLEKAKPAAQKEFDELTAFAKELDGIDHLEKWDGAYYSEKLKQKLFNLDDEKLKPYFELKNVINGVFTVAEKLYGLHFEEVHNIDKYHTDVKTYEVKDDENELVAIFYADFHPRAGKRNGAWMTSYKPQQIKDGKNDRPHISIVCNFTKPTASKPSLLTFNEVTTLFHEFGHALHGMLANTHYPSLSGTSVYWDFVELPSQILENWCYEKETLELFAKHYKSGEVIPMEYIEKIKDSATFLEGMATLRQLSFGMLDMAWHGSDPSGIADVKAFEAAAFNDTQLYPDVKENCMSTSFSHIFQGGYSAGYYSYKWAEVLDADAFALFKQEGIFNKKVADRFKGFVLSQGGTLDPMELYIKFRGQKPDPEALLKRAGLV
- a CDS encoding M20/M25/M40 family metallo-hydrolase, which translates into the protein MKKFTSGILMFLLFTIVGFAQNDNTFYATMDAADAVSFKALYPDGMTILASNDRQAAVLLSEEVSHSIHDNVKTHGPGYIFRASAQKALQALEPVERRSPQIDFSITEDAFVNECLDLVDGQNIEDDILNLQNYGTRYHTKSQAELAVLDQQAKWDAMIAASGRTDVHTRIFNHVNTPMPSVIITFDGANTPDEFVIIGGHIDSTTFGDKNNAPGADDNASGIASLNEMVRVLLEKNFVPNRTIEVMAFAAEEIGLVGSAEIAEEYANNGVNVAAYVQFDMTGYNGSSSDIYITTDWYNSNQLNTYLTELMDHYNSNNPNNLHNFTYGYTECGYGCSDHASWADNGYDAAFPFEARMGEDNPNIHSPGDVYSFFNTPEHSVKFAKLGLEFLIEAAKPQILSVDDFSENAIRVFVKNKTLNYQLNNTVSNVKEVSVYNVAGQRIISENVNSEGGSLQLSQFAHGFYIVHFTLENGHTFSKKFILN
- a CDS encoding sigma-70 family RNA polymerase sigma factor — encoded protein: MEILNPEIWVDKYADYLYNYTIVRVNDPIVAQDLISETFLAGLKSKDNFKGEATERTWLISILKRKIIDHYRKINSKKGKAEVHISYKSEDSDGDWLEENAADPFDKTAEDTMENTELGLAILACLDKLPEKQATIFKLKTIAEYDTEAICKEFNITPSNLWVIIHRARKSLAECLEKNWFN